The Chaetodon auriga isolate fChaAug3 chromosome 3, fChaAug3.hap1, whole genome shotgun sequence genome has a window encoding:
- the atp1b1a gene encoding sodium/potassium-transporting ATPase subunit beta-1a, producing the protein MSGNKDSDGGWRTFLWNSEKREFLGRTGCSWFKIILFYVIFYACLAGIFIGTIQALLLTLSSYKPTYQDRVAPPGLSHTPRSEKSEISFTLTKEDTFQKYTNSMRKFLEQYDSMRQIDQLKFEDCGDTPQPYKDRGSLETDLGERKACRFPRSLLGSCSGDSDPYFGFKEGKPCIIVKLNRIVNFRPRAPSSNDSLPGPLQAKAQPNLIPIFCKNKRDEDEGKIGEIKYFGLGEGFPLQYYPYYGKLLHPQYLQPLVAIQFTNITLNEELRIECKAYGANIKYSEKDRYQGRFDIKLTVNS; encoded by the exons ATGTCGGGGAATAAAGACAGTGACGGCGGATGGAGGACATTTCTGTGGAATTCAGAGAAGAGGGAGTTTTTAGGACGAACGGGGTGCAGTTGGT TTAAAATCATCTTGTTCTACGTAATATTCTACGCCTGCTTGGCTGGAATTTTTATCGGGACCATCCAAGCACTGCTGCTCACGTTAAGCAGCTACAAACCCACCTATCAGGACAGAGTCGCCCCACCAG gtcTATCACACACACCACGCTCAGAGAAATCTGAAATTTCTTTCACTTTGACTAAAGAGGACACATTTCAGAAGTATACCAACAGCATGAGGAAGTTCCTCGAACAGTATGATTCCATGCGTCAGATTGATCAATTGAAATTTGAAGACTGTGGAG ACACTCCTCAGCCATACAAGGACCGTGGAAGTCTGGAAACCGACTTAGGAGAGAGGAAAGCTTGCCGTTTCCCGAGGTCTCTGCTGGGTAGCTGCTCAGGGGACAGTGATCCCTATTTTGGCTTCAAGGAGGGAAAGCCCTGCATCATTGTCAAGCTCAACAGGATTGTCAACTTCAGACCAAGG GCTCCCTCCAGCAACGACTCACTCCCAGGACCCCTGCAGGCCAAAGCACAGCCCAACCTGATCCCCATCTTCTGCAAGAATAAG aggGATGAGGATGAAGGCAAGATTGGAGAGATCAAATACTTTGGCCTGGGCGAAGGCTTCCCTCTTCAGTACTACCCGTACTACGGCAAACTGCTGCACCCCCAGTACCTGCAGCCTCTGGTGGCCATTCAGTTTACCAACATCACTCTTAACGAGGAGCTGCGCATCGAGTGCAAAGCATATGGAGCAAACATCAAGTACAGCGAGAAAGACCGCTACCAAGGACGCTTTGATATTAAGCTCACAGTCAACTCGTGA